A stretch of the uncultured Desulfobacter sp. genome encodes the following:
- the rsmB gene encoding 16S rRNA (cytosine(967)-C(5))-methyltransferase RsmB, with product MNMTADSRYMAFTLIEAGQKPTLPLDRAIEDAAQQLERLSQKDKGLCHAIVFGVFRHRGRIDQLICHGSKLAFDRIDPKVKTILRIGVFQIVFLDRVPDFAAINTTIELAKPICGKKASGFINAVLRNISRSHKDIALPSANKNLAGHLKAAFSIPSWLGKRWSARYGKEKTLALGNALMALPPVTLRINPCKISREALIEEFDRSGIKAHPTQFSPVGFQIQTSGIAIPDLPGFNEGLFQVQDEAAQLAVQLLGPKPGERILDACAGLGTKTCHIALEMENKGNITANDTGEGKAERLDNEARRLDIDMISNTHVDMARAGLNDFSSYFDRVLVDAPCTGLGVLARNPDSRWKRKSKDIMRMAALQKKILNGSANLVAPSGVLVYAVCSCEPEETTQVIERFLEKRKDFSPDPSGFEAHLPFFYKSGDKTFSKTTFPDHLDMDGFFMARMRRKK from the coding sequence ATGAACATGACTGCTGATTCACGTTATATGGCCTTTACCCTGATTGAAGCAGGGCAAAAGCCTACACTGCCCCTTGACCGTGCCATTGAAGATGCAGCGCAACAGCTTGAACGCTTGAGTCAAAAGGATAAAGGGCTTTGTCATGCCATTGTGTTTGGGGTGTTCAGGCACAGAGGGCGTATTGATCAATTAATCTGCCATGGTTCTAAACTTGCTTTTGACCGTATTGACCCTAAAGTGAAAACCATATTGCGCATTGGGGTATTTCAGATTGTTTTCCTGGACAGGGTCCCGGATTTTGCAGCCATAAATACCACGATTGAACTTGCAAAACCGATCTGCGGTAAAAAGGCATCAGGTTTTATCAATGCCGTTTTGCGCAATATATCCAGGTCGCACAAAGACATTGCCCTGCCCAGCGCCAATAAAAATTTAGCCGGGCACCTTAAGGCAGCCTTTTCCATACCATCCTGGCTTGGCAAACGCTGGTCAGCCAGATATGGAAAGGAAAAGACATTGGCCCTTGGCAATGCTTTAATGGCATTACCCCCGGTCACCCTCAGGATAAATCCATGTAAAATCAGCCGTGAAGCACTGATTGAAGAGTTTGACCGCTCAGGAATCAAAGCCCACCCCACACAGTTCAGCCCTGTAGGCTTTCAGATCCAAACATCCGGGATTGCAATCCCTGATCTACCCGGATTTAATGAAGGCCTGTTCCAGGTTCAGGATGAAGCCGCCCAGCTCGCCGTTCAGCTTTTAGGCCCTAAACCTGGGGAACGCATTCTGGATGCCTGTGCAGGGCTTGGCACCAAAACTTGCCATATAGCCCTTGAAATGGAGAACAAAGGCAATATCACCGCCAATGATACAGGTGAAGGCAAAGCCGAGCGCTTAGACAACGAAGCCAGGCGGCTGGATATCGATATGATTAGCAACACCCATGTGGACATGGCCCGGGCAGGATTAAATGATTTTTCTTCCTATTTTGACCGGGTGCTTGTAGATGCCCCGTGTACGGGTTTGGGGGTTCTTGCCAGAAATCCGGACAGCCGCTGGAAAAGAAAATCAAAGGACATCATGCGCATGGCAGCCCTGCAGAAAAAAATCCTTAACGGTTCCGCCAATCTGGTGGCACCCAGCGGAGTGCTGGTCTATGCGGTTTGTTCCTGCGAACCGGAAGAGACAACCCAGGTGATTGAGCGCTTTTTAGAAAAAAGAAAAGATTTTTCCCCGGACCCGTCAGGATTTGAAGCACACCTGCCCTTTTTCTACAAATCCGGGGATAAGACATTTAGCAAAACAACTTTCCCTGACCATCTTGACATGGACGGATTTTTCATGGCCAGGATGCGAAGAAAAAAATAG
- the rpe gene encoding ribulose-phosphate 3-epimerase translates to MTLIAPSILSADFTRLGEEVKAVEKAGADWIHIDVMDGQFVPNISYGPIVVEACKRATDMVLDVHLMIETPDARIPDFAKAGADYISVHAEACPHLHRSLQLIKSLDVKAGVALNPATPLSSIEYVIDMLDFVLIMSVNPGFGGQKFIDSSLNKITALSKMLSDAGSHAVIQVDGGVNNDTMEAVTRAGANCFVAGSAIFNTADYKTTIDGLRKLSDKGKK, encoded by the coding sequence ATGACACTGATCGCCCCTTCCATTCTGTCTGCCGATTTCACCCGTTTGGGAGAAGAAGTCAAAGCCGTTGAAAAAGCCGGTGCAGACTGGATTCACATTGATGTCATGGACGGCCAGTTTGTGCCCAACATTTCTTATGGACCCATAGTTGTGGAGGCGTGCAAACGTGCCACAGACATGGTGCTGGACGTTCACCTGATGATTGAAACCCCGGATGCCAGGATTCCGGATTTTGCCAAAGCCGGGGCCGACTATATCAGCGTCCATGCCGAAGCATGCCCTCATTTGCACAGAAGTTTGCAGCTGATAAAAAGTTTAGACGTAAAAGCCGGCGTTGCCTTGAATCCGGCCACACCTTTATCTTCCATTGAATATGTCATTGACATGCTGGATTTTGTTCTGATCATGAGCGTTAACCCAGGGTTCGGCGGCCAGAAATTCATTGACTCCAGTTTGAATAAAATCACCGCACTGTCAAAAATGCTGTCAGATGCAGGCTCCCATGCTGTTATCCAGGTCGATGGCGGCGTAAACAATGATACCATGGAAGCCGTTACAAGGGCTGGTGCTAACTGTTTTGTGGCCGGTTCCGCCATTTTTAACACCGCAGACTATAAAACAACCATAGATGGGCTTCGCAAGCTTTCCGACAAAGGCAAGAAATGA
- a CDS encoding ACT domain-containing protein, protein MNKMIISVLAQDRPGIIASVTSDLCDLGCNLENVNQMILQNQFAGFFVVQAPEGISAETIRKDLTLKEEARGLTIHVRSLEGDSLTPAEEKEIFLITTSGPDQKGLVAQLSRVISSFGANIVNLKAVFMGGSNPNENVMSYQVPITKEIDAPALFAALKEKAKALDLDIRIQHKNIFDVTNKI, encoded by the coding sequence ATGAACAAAATGATCATATCCGTCCTGGCCCAAGACCGGCCGGGCATCATTGCAAGTGTCACCTCAGATCTGTGTGATCTGGGGTGTAATCTTGAAAACGTCAACCAGATGATTCTGCAAAACCAGTTTGCCGGTTTTTTTGTTGTCCAAGCCCCCGAAGGCATATCCGCAGAAACCATCAGAAAGGATCTCACATTAAAAGAGGAAGCGCGTGGACTGACCATTCATGTCAGATCCCTTGAAGGGGATTCCCTGACACCTGCTGAGGAAAAAGAGATTTTTCTGATCACAACCTCCGGACCTGACCAAAAAGGTCTTGTAGCACAATTGTCGCGTGTTATTTCAAGTTTCGGCGCTAATATTGTCAACCTGAAAGCTGTCTTTATGGGTGGCTCAAATCCCAACGAAAATGTCATGTCCTACCAGGTTCCGATTACAAAAGAGATTGATGCCCCTGCCCTGTTCGCCGCCCTTAAAGAAAAAGCCAAGGCACTGGACCTGGACATCCGCATCCAGCACAAGAATATTTTTGACGTGACCAACAAGATTTAA
- a CDS encoding PFL family protein, which yields MFEDQEIISTIEMVKNENLDVRAVTLGISLFDCISHDLNVFKKNIRKKIIGHASKLVETCDQVGEKYGIKVVNKRISISPIALVGASFSSEQMVEIAHELNDIAKTVNIDFIGGFSALVEKGIAKGDQALIDAIPQALAETQRICASVNVATTKAGINMDAVLAISKAIKKAAALTADDDGIACAKLCVFSNIPQDMPFMAGAYLGVGQADAVINVGVSGPGVVKRAIERNLSQQRLSLGRIAEIIKRTACKVTRVGELIGREVADNLNIQFGVVDLSLAPTPTVGDSVGEIFQALGLSHIGVPGSTAALAMLNDAVKKGGAFASSHVGGLSGAFIPVSEDLNIAEAAQKGFLSVEKLEAMTCVCSVGLDMVAVPGNITEQVLAGIIADEMAIGMINAKTTATRIIPVPGKKAGDYVNFGGLLGKASIMDVPHLDLEDIFVEYGGHIPAPIHSLKN from the coding sequence GTGTTTGAAGATCAGGAAATTATCTCCACCATAGAGATGGTAAAAAATGAAAACCTGGACGTACGTGCAGTTACTTTGGGAATCAGCCTGTTTGACTGCATTTCCCATGACCTGAATGTTTTTAAAAAAAATATACGCAAAAAAATCATCGGGCATGCGTCCAAGCTTGTGGAAACCTGTGACCAGGTGGGTGAGAAGTACGGTATCAAGGTGGTCAACAAGCGTATATCCATCTCTCCCATTGCCCTGGTGGGGGCATCTTTTTCATCTGAACAGATGGTGGAGATTGCCCATGAACTCAATGACATTGCCAAAACCGTGAATATTGATTTCATCGGCGGGTTTTCAGCACTGGTGGAAAAAGGCATTGCCAAGGGAGACCAGGCATTGATTGACGCGATTCCCCAGGCATTGGCCGAAACCCAGCGGATCTGCGCGTCGGTAAATGTCGCCACCACCAAGGCCGGTATTAATATGGATGCCGTATTAGCCATTTCCAAAGCCATTAAAAAAGCAGCTGCGCTTACGGCTGATGACGATGGTATAGCCTGTGCCAAGCTGTGCGTATTTTCAAATATTCCCCAGGACATGCCCTTTATGGCAGGTGCCTATCTTGGGGTGGGCCAGGCAGATGCCGTGATTAATGTCGGCGTATCCGGGCCCGGCGTGGTCAAACGCGCCATTGAAAGAAACCTGTCTCAACAGCGCTTATCCCTTGGCCGCATTGCAGAAATCATCAAACGCACCGCATGCAAAGTCACCCGGGTGGGTGAACTCATCGGCAGGGAAGTGGCGGACAACCTTAATATCCAGTTTGGTGTGGTGGACCTCTCCCTTGCCCCGACCCCCACGGTGGGAGACAGTGTGGGCGAAATTTTCCAGGCCTTAGGTCTGTCTCACATTGGTGTCCCCGGCTCCACCGCAGCCCTTGCCATGCTAAACGATGCGGTAAAAAAAGGCGGGGCCTTTGCCTCATCCCATGTGGGTGGCCTGTCCGGTGCCTTTATTCCTGTCAGTGAAGACCTTAACATTGCTGAAGCTGCACAAAAAGGGTTTCTCTCCGTGGAAAAACTGGAAGCCATGACCTGTGTATGCTCTGTCGGCCTAGATATGGTGGCGGTACCCGGAAATATTACAGAGCAGGTTTTAGCAGGCATCATTGCCGATGAGATGGCGATCGGCATGATCAATGCCAAAACAACGGCCACGCGCATTATCCCTGTGCCCGGCAAAAAAGCGGGTGACTATGTCAATTTCGGCGGGCTTTTGGGTAAGGCCAGCATCATGGATGTGCCCCACCTCGACCTTGAAGATATTTTTGTAGAGTATGGGGGGCATATTCCGGCCCCCATCCACAGTTTAAAAAATTAA
- a CDS encoding MFS transporter, whose amino-acid sequence MSSIQAQSRSPQGQMIDYKIVLVLSLVHFTGDFYSSFFTPLLPAFQAKLGLTLTQIGLITGTVRFLSFVVQPAVGYMADRYETRWFVLTGLFLVFFVIPFSGIAPNYWILLTILCLGSFGSSMFHPSTSGMVNLYAGNRAGFAQSIFNTGGTLSFALGPVFITWYVSRFGLSAMPWTMLLGLVSFIFCLKYMPRPVSENMAGLGFINSLKHTFGKVYKTIFLIWLAMVLRAVVGQTFLTFMPIYLTHHGHPLPSVGVIIALFTIAGTLSGLTAGYCADRFGFKPVFFLSYLLMPPTLLMFLYMPGLGAYASSFLAGFFVLAPMPLGVVMAQKLAPGSRAMAASLMMGLAYGLGGVISPGVGWLADIFGLTIVLKCTAFIPLVCLVPIALFPKIK is encoded by the coding sequence ATGAGTAGCATACAAGCCCAGAGCCGGTCGCCCCAGGGACAGATGATCGATTATAAAATCGTCCTGGTGTTAAGCCTGGTTCATTTTACCGGAGATTTTTACTCCTCTTTTTTCACCCCTTTGCTGCCGGCATTCCAGGCTAAACTGGGCCTCACACTGACCCAGATAGGCCTGATTACAGGCACCGTGCGATTTTTATCTTTTGTGGTGCAGCCGGCTGTGGGATATATGGCTGACAGATACGAAACCCGCTGGTTTGTACTTACCGGGCTGTTTCTGGTCTTTTTTGTCATTCCCTTTTCCGGCATTGCGCCCAATTACTGGATCTTGCTGACCATTCTGTGTCTGGGCTCTTTTGGCTCCTCCATGTTTCACCCGTCCACTTCGGGTATGGTGAATCTGTATGCCGGAAACCGGGCAGGCTTTGCGCAGTCCATTTTCAATACCGGCGGCACCCTGTCGTTTGCTTTGGGTCCGGTCTTTATCACCTGGTATGTGAGCCGGTTCGGGCTGTCTGCCATGCCCTGGACTATGCTGCTGGGGCTTGTCTCTTTTATATTCTGCCTGAAATATATGCCCAGACCCGTGTCCGAGAATATGGCGGGATTGGGATTTATCAACAGTTTGAAGCACACCTTTGGAAAGGTGTATAAAACGATATTTTTAATCTGGCTGGCCATGGTGCTGCGGGCGGTTGTGGGCCAGACATTTTTAACCTTCATGCCCATTTACCTGACCCACCACGGCCATCCGTTGCCCTCTGTGGGTGTGATCATCGCACTGTTTACCATTGCCGGAACCCTGTCCGGACTGACCGCGGGCTATTGCGCAGACCGGTTCGGGTTCAAGCCCGTATTTTTTCTATCCTACCTGCTCATGCCGCCGACCCTTTTGATGTTCTTATACATGCCGGGGTTGGGCGCATACGCAAGCTCCTTTCTTGCCGGCTTTTTTGTGCTGGCCCCGATGCCTTTGGGCGTGGTCATGGCCCAGAAACTTGCCCCCGGCTCCAGGGCCATGGCAGCCAGTCTGATGATGGGGCTGGCCTACGGGCTTGGCGGTGTCATCTCCCCAGGCGTCGGCTGGCTGGCGGATATTTTCGGACTGACCATCGTCCTTAAATGCACCGCATTTATCCCCCTGGTCTGTTTGGTACCCATTGCCCTATTTCCCAAAATAAAGTAG
- a CDS encoding radical SAM protein translates to MADIVLIAPPIREFYLTKKRTIPYGLACIATQLERAGFSATIIDALAVDKSKIIEYPQGFEHLVPHYGRTDISMFSLFHHYRHFGYSFEHIGNLVRREKPFLVGISALFTPYWEQAIDTAKAVKKFWPNAYIVLGGHHVTQFPESCLENSDIDFLIQGEGEAPMVQLAQLIKKEPAHTMPKADELKKISGIGFRHDTGITLNPPAWAETPHGLDRNALDKINWHFYQRNKKSAITVVASRGCPFLCSYCAVSGSSNHAGFRMRPVKDVIDEIKLQAKFKQVGFIDFEDENLTLKKAWILELLAGIQEIFKGQDIELRAMNGLFPPSLDMEILTAMKAAGFKTLNLSVGSFSATQLKRFKRPDVRYAHDRVLEMAKELDMDCVSYLLGAAPGQTAATTLNDLLALGAKRTIAGLSIYYPAPGSADYALCEKQRLLPENFTLMRSTVFPVEDTTSRLEAVTLLRLARILNFLKFYVDQNGVLPDALSGGEILDIENRCHGKMDRYKASILLIRMFVTDAIPRGMDYEGRIYHHPHSIDLCQKFIQGFCPLPAGV, encoded by the coding sequence ATGGCGGATATTGTCTTAATTGCCCCGCCCATCCGGGAATTTTATCTGACAAAAAAGCGTACAATTCCCTACGGGTTGGCCTGTATTGCCACACAGCTGGAGCGTGCCGGATTTTCAGCCACCATTATTGATGCCCTTGCCGTGGATAAATCAAAGATCATTGAATACCCACAAGGTTTTGAGCACCTGGTTCCCCACTACGGCAGGACCGATATCTCCATGTTTTCTTTGTTCCACCATTACAGACATTTCGGCTACAGTTTCGAGCATATTGGAAATCTGGTCAGACGAGAAAAACCATTTTTAGTGGGCATCTCCGCTTTGTTCACCCCCTATTGGGAGCAGGCGATAGACACGGCAAAGGCGGTTAAAAAGTTTTGGCCCAACGCTTATATTGTATTGGGCGGCCATCATGTCACCCAATTTCCAGAAAGCTGCCTTGAAAACAGCGACATAGATTTTCTGATCCAAGGAGAGGGTGAGGCGCCCATGGTACAGCTTGCCCAGCTCATAAAAAAAGAGCCGGCCCACACCATGCCCAAGGCGGATGAATTGAAAAAAATCAGCGGCATCGGTTTTAGACACGACACCGGCATCACACTAAATCCCCCAGCCTGGGCTGAGACGCCCCATGGCCTTGACCGGAATGCGTTGGATAAAATCAATTGGCACTTTTACCAACGCAATAAAAAGAGTGCCATCACCGTTGTGGCCTCTAGAGGATGTCCTTTTCTGTGTTCCTATTGTGCGGTCTCCGGGTCAAGCAATCACGCCGGATTCAGGATGCGGCCGGTCAAAGATGTGATTGATGAAATTAAATTGCAGGCAAAGTTCAAACAGGTTGGGTTCATTGATTTTGAGGATGAAAACCTGACCCTGAAAAAAGCATGGATACTGGAACTTTTAGCCGGGATCCAAGAGATATTTAAGGGGCAGGATATTGAACTGCGGGCCATGAACGGACTTTTCCCCCCGTCCCTTGATATGGAGATCCTGACGGCCATGAAAGCCGCCGGATTCAAAACCTTGAACCTGTCCGTGGGCTCTTTCAGCGCGACCCAGTTAAAACGGTTTAAACGCCCGGACGTCAGATATGCCCATGACCGGGTGCTGGAGATGGCTAAAGAGCTGGATATGGATTGTGTCTCTTATCTCCTTGGGGCAGCGCCCGGCCAGACTGCGGCCACCACCTTAAATGATCTTCTGGCCCTTGGGGCAAAAAGAACCATTGCCGGGTTGTCCATTTACTACCCGGCCCCGGGCAGTGCGGATTATGCCCTGTGCGAAAAACAGCGGTTGCTGCCTGAAAATTTCACTTTAATGCGCTCCACGGTGTTTCCGGTGGAAGATACGACGTCCAGGCTTGAAGCGGTGACACTTTTACGCCTGGCAAGAATTTTAAATTTTCTCAAATTCTATGTGGACCAAAATGGTGTTTTGCCCGATGCATTAAGTGGCGGTGAAATTTTAGACATTGAAAACAGGTGCCATGGAAAAATGGACAGATACAAGGCCAGTATTCTTTTAATCCGAATGTTTGTAACAGACGCCATTCCCAGAGGAATGGATTATGAAGGCCGTATCTACCATCATCCCCACAGTATAGATTTATGCCAAAAGTTCATTCAAGGATTTTGTCCACTTCCGGCAGGCGTTTGA
- a CDS encoding PqiC family protein — protein MKCFGLHILLISGLMMVSGCGLSPQSSFYLLKGTAPSTPLDQAGPDLSVGIGFVDLPTYLDRAEIVTRKSGNAMTVNEFQRWGAPLAHQIREKLMMDLSALLGTARVVLSPWERALSPEYQVDVTLLRFELNDGRAVMDALWYVREVKTEKLLISRSFSSALPVSDKDITTYVRVQVQALENLVRDIAIGITQITVKP, from the coding sequence ATGAAATGCTTTGGATTGCATATCCTGTTAATTTCTGGGTTGATGATGGTTTCGGGATGTGGCTTATCGCCCCAATCCTCTTTTTATCTGTTAAAAGGGACCGCCCCTTCGACCCCACTGGATCAGGCCGGACCGGACCTGTCTGTGGGGATCGGTTTTGTGGACTTGCCCACATACCTGGATCGGGCCGAGATCGTGACCCGTAAGTCGGGCAATGCCATGACCGTAAATGAATTTCAGCGCTGGGGTGCTCCCTTGGCACACCAGATCAGAGAGAAGCTTATGATGGACCTGTCTGCCCTGCTCGGCACTGCCCGGGTGGTGCTTTCTCCCTGGGAACGGGCCCTGAGTCCTGAATATCAGGTGGACGTAACCCTTCTCCGGTTTGAGCTAAATGACGGTCGGGCTGTTATGGATGCGCTCTGGTATGTGCGGGAGGTAAAAACGGAAAAACTGCTGATCTCCCGGAGTTTCTCCTCTGCCCTGCCCGTATCCGACAAGGATATCACCACCTATGTCAGGGTCCAGGTTCAGGCCCTGGAAAATCTGGTCCGCGATATTGCAATAGGAATAACCCAGATTACCGTCAAGCCGTAA
- a CDS encoding MlaD family protein, whose translation MSVQTQFPQAGISRKKGISLVWIVPIVALVVGAGLVYKTITEKGPAIEILFESAEGLEAGKTKIKYKDVDIGKVKDVTLTHDLKGVKVSAALAREAKGYLTEQTRFWVVRPRLTGSTVSGMDTLLSGAYIAIEPGREGAPRLKFKGLEVPPLVTRDSKGRLFTLKAGELQSLDYGSPVYFRGVKVGQVTGYGLDKEEQGVDIRIFIDAPHDRMVSNLSKFWAVSGINMNVGTDGLQVNTQSLVSILMGGIELYTPQGTQDQNPVEEGQIFTLYASRETAMEKSFARKKSYLLKFSQSVRGLDIGAPVEFRGFELGRVAQISLEYDSKADKILVPVRIEVEEERLHCVSYNAGSGKEKITMDQLVSKGMRGQLSTGNLLTGKLFVALDFFTSQAPAKVIDHGDIIEIPTIPTPLEALTNNLVTIIGKIQKLPFEDIGTGLKDAVQSFKTAGNAVKALAESGELAEAVKGFGQIIEKVQILADKLSSTLPPTVDQARQTLKDAGGVLSRDAAVVVELRRTLDELSQAAKAVQALADELEQHPESLLRGKEKK comes from the coding sequence ATGAGTGTGCAGACCCAATTTCCCCAGGCCGGTATCAGCCGGAAAAAGGGGATTTCCCTGGTGTGGATCGTACCCATTGTGGCCCTGGTGGTTGGGGCGGGACTGGTGTACAAGACCATTACTGAGAAAGGACCGGCCATTGAGATCCTTTTTGAATCGGCAGAAGGACTTGAAGCCGGTAAAACCAAGATAAAGTACAAGGATGTGGATATCGGCAAGGTAAAAGATGTCACCCTCACCCATGATCTTAAAGGGGTGAAGGTCTCTGCGGCACTGGCGAGGGAGGCTAAGGGGTATCTCACGGAACAGACCCGGTTCTGGGTGGTGCGCCCCCGGTTGACCGGCAGCACGGTGAGCGGGATGGACACACTTTTATCCGGAGCCTATATTGCTATTGAACCGGGCCGGGAGGGTGCCCCCCGGTTGAAATTCAAGGGACTTGAGGTCCCCCCCCTTGTGACCCGGGACAGTAAGGGGCGGCTCTTTACCCTGAAGGCCGGGGAACTTCAATCCCTGGATTACGGGTCCCCGGTCTACTTTCGGGGGGTAAAGGTTGGACAGGTTACGGGGTACGGCCTTGATAAGGAGGAGCAGGGTGTGGATATCCGGATCTTTATTGACGCGCCCCATGACAGGATGGTGAGTAATCTATCCAAATTCTGGGCGGTCTCGGGCATTAATATGAACGTCGGCACCGACGGTCTTCAGGTTAATACACAATCCCTTGTCAGCATTCTGATGGGAGGCATTGAATTGTATACGCCCCAGGGAACGCAGGACCAAAATCCGGTTGAAGAAGGTCAAATTTTTACATTGTACGCTTCCCGGGAAACTGCAATGGAAAAATCTTTTGCCCGGAAAAAATCTTATCTTCTCAAATTTTCCCAATCCGTCCGGGGACTTGATATTGGCGCGCCGGTTGAATTCAGGGGATTTGAACTGGGCCGGGTGGCCCAGATCAGTCTGGAATATGACAGCAAGGCCGATAAGATTCTTGTGCCGGTGCGCATTGAAGTTGAAGAGGAGCGCCTTCATTGTGTATCCTATAATGCCGGCAGCGGGAAAGAGAAGATCACCATGGATCAGCTGGTGTCTAAGGGCATGCGGGGGCAGCTAAGCACCGGCAATCTGCTTACGGGCAAGCTTTTTGTGGCCCTCGATTTTTTTACGTCCCAGGCCCCGGCCAAGGTCATTGACCATGGGGATATCATAGAGATTCCCACCATTCCCACCCCCTTGGAGGCCCTGACCAACAATCTGGTTACAATTATAGGGAAAATTCAGAAACTCCCCTTTGAGGATATTGGTACCGGACTTAAAGATGCGGTTCAAAGCTTTAAAACCGCCGGAAATGCAGTAAAAGCCCTGGCTGAATCCGGAGAGCTGGCAGAGGCGGTTAAAGGATTTGGTCAGATTATTGAAAAGGTTCAGATTCTGGCAGACAAGCTTTCATCCACACTTCCCCCGACCGTGGACCAGGCCAGGCAGACCCTGAAAGATGCAGGCGGGGTCTTGTCCCGGGATGCTGCCGTGGTGGTGGAGCTGCGCCGGACCCTTGATGAACTGAGCCAGGCGGCCAAAGCGGTCCAGGCCCTTGCCGATGAACTTGAGCAGCACCCGGAATCCCTGTTGCGGGGAAAGGAAAAAAAATAA
- a CDS encoding paraquat-inducible protein A, which produces MDETVALCPECGLAQTLPDPILGRIAVCNRCNAVLRRYTRDTVQQTLALTLTGLILFVIANTYPFLSLSLEGQARETLLFTGILGLFEQGMYPLAILVFLTSIAIPLVQLLGLVYLLVPILFRRGGARHSAWVFRMLGHLRPWSMTEVFMLAILVAMIKLAHMADIIAGPAIWAFVVLIFVMVAAFAGLNPEDIWTRVPGQSAKTCGKAQGPLTVCHSCGMTNRLTLGKSEGICPRCGGRLHFRKPAGIQRTWALVIAAIVFYVPANVLPVTITGMLGAKQADTIMSGVIYFMLSGSWHISLVIFVASILIPLVKLGVLIYLLVSVHFRSKWKNIDRTRLYRFTEAVGRWSMVDVYVVTVLVALVKIGSLAEIEAGPGAPYFAAVVVTTMFAAQSFDSRMIWDYED; this is translated from the coding sequence ATGGATGAGACAGTCGCCCTCTGTCCCGAATGTGGCCTGGCCCAGACCCTGCCTGATCCGATTTTGGGGCGCATTGCCGTATGCAACCGGTGTAATGCGGTGTTGCGACGGTATACCCGTGACACGGTACAGCAGACCCTGGCCCTGACCTTGACCGGCCTGATCCTTTTTGTCATTGCCAATACCTATCCCTTTCTTTCCTTGAGCCTTGAAGGCCAGGCCAGGGAAACCCTTCTTTTTACCGGTATTCTCGGTCTCTTTGAACAGGGAATGTATCCTTTGGCAATATTGGTCTTTTTGACCAGTATTGCGATTCCCCTGGTTCAGCTTTTGGGGCTTGTTTATCTTTTGGTACCCATTTTGTTCCGCCGGGGCGGGGCCCGCCATTCTGCATGGGTGTTCAGGATGCTAGGCCACCTGCGTCCCTGGAGCATGACCGAGGTCTTTATGCTGGCCATCCTTGTGGCCATGATCAAACTGGCCCATATGGCTGACATCATTGCAGGTCCGGCCATATGGGCTTTTGTGGTGTTGATTTTTGTCATGGTGGCGGCATTTGCAGGGCTCAATCCCGAGGATATCTGGACCCGGGTCCCGGGGCAGTCTGCCAAGACCTGCGGAAAAGCGCAGGGGCCTTTGACCGTCTGCCACAGCTGTGGGATGACTAACCGGCTAACCTTGGGAAAGAGTGAAGGAATTTGTCCCAGGTGCGGGGGGCGGCTTCATTTTCGTAAGCCCGCCGGCATTCAACGGACCTGGGCCCTTGTCATTGCTGCCATTGTTTTCTATGTGCCGGCCAATGTCCTGCCGGTGACCATCACAGGAATGCTTGGCGCCAAGCAGGCTGATACCATCATGAGCGGGGTTATATATTTTATGCTCTCCGGTTCATGGCATATTTCCCTGGTTATTTTTGTGGCCAGTATCCTGATCCCTCTGGTGAAACTTGGCGTTTTGATCTATCTTCTGGTGTCGGTTCACTTTCGTTCTAAATGGAAAAATATTGACAGAACCCGGCTCTACCGGTTTACCGAGGCGGTCGGCAGGTGGTCAATGGTAGATGTTTATGTGGTGACTGTGCTGGTGGCCCTGGTCAAGATCGGATCTCTGGCCGAAATTGAGGCCGGCCCCGGCGCGCCCTATTTTGCCGCTGTGGTGGTGACCACGATGTTTGCAGCCCAGAGCTTTGATTCCCGGATGATCTGGGACTATGAGGATTAA